The following are from one region of the Aspergillus chevalieri M1 DNA, chromosome 1, nearly complete sequence genome:
- a CDS encoding 5-oxoprolinase (COG:E;~EggNog:ENOG410PGSZ;~InterPro:IPR002821,IPR008040,IPR003692;~PFAM:PF01968,PF05378;~go_function: GO:0003824 - catalytic activity [Evidence IEA];~go_function: GO:0016787 - hydrolase activity [Evidence IEA]) — MAEPGKITISIDRGGTFTDVHAIVPGRPDIILKLLSVDPGHYQDAPTEGVRQILELVTGRPHPRGKPLELDNIGCLRMGTTVATNALLERKGARSVLFTTKGFRDLLKIGDQSRPNIFDLSMARPGVLPEGVVEVDERVVPCHPSADKDCFTNARVVQGVTGDKFRVVQELDLDHVKSELERLKREGYQSLSVALVHSYAYPEHERRIGELAESMGFSVTLSSKLQPMIKVVPRGMSAAADAYLTPVIKTYIDSISSSFEGGLENQRQCRFEFMQSDGGLVDFRRFSGLKAILSGPAAGVVGFAATSYDQTEKTPVIGFDMGGTSTDVSRFDGNLEHVFGSKVAGVLIQSPQLDINTVAAGGGSILTWRNGLFYVGPESASAHPGPACYRKGGPLTVTDANLFLGRLLPEYFPHIFGPSEDLPLDTEVTAKLFNELTQKINTERREKNMSEYSPEEVAQGFLEVADESMARPIRNLTQARGFETASHHLACFGGAGGQHACTVAASLGISRIIIHKYSSVLSAYGLALAEVVKESQEPVSTDYLSSKPSLQKQFEDISKAATEDMKSQGFAEDQVRHELYLNMRYEGSDTSLMILKPEDESSDFLEQFRTRHRREFNFNSERPVLVDDIRVRTTAASKVRTEKSPLVQLKEANIQDVTGAPDNTTKAYFDGHGRIDTPVYLLDKLDKNARVHGPAVIIDKTQTIVVVPGAVANILETCIVIDLKETDKGSVDAGSMTSQIDPIRLSIFGHRFMSIAEQMGRTLQKTSVSTNIKERLDFSCALFSPDGGLVANAPHVPVHLGSMQFAVRFQHQKWLGNLKDGDVLVANHPSSGGTHLPDITVITPVFDRPGGSEIMFYVASRGHHADIGGILPGSMPPKSTELWQEGAAIEGDKVVSNGVFDEERMVELLVRKPAQYEGCSGARCLSDNISDLKAQIAANTRGISLIQSLFTEYGVETVQKYMYAIQATAETAVRNLLKGLHEKFDGGPLEAVDYMDDGTPIRLKVTINREDGSAVFDFTGTGPEVYGGWNAPIAITHSAIIYCLRCLINADVPLNQGCLAPIDIHVPSPSILSPTKSAAVVGGNVVTSQRITDVVLKAFRACAASQGCCNNLTFGTNKRVDPDTGKEIPGFGYYETIAGGSGAGPTWDGESGVHVHMTNTRITDPEILEKRYPTLLRQFTLRAGSGGKGKHPGGDGVVREIEFLAPMQVSILSERRVHRPYGLEGGEDAEAGLNLWVSRDRETGEERRVNIGGKNTVPVQTHDRLVVMSAGGGGWGEVK, encoded by the exons ATGGCCGAACCAGGGAAAATCACTATCTCCATCGATCGCGGTGGTACCTTTACCGACGTCCACGCGATTGTCCCTGGTCGTCCGGACATTATCTTGAAGCTGCTCTCCGTCGACCCCGGCCACTATCAGGATGCCCCGACGGAAGGTGTTCGCCAGATTCTCGAATTGGTGACCGGCAGACCTCATCCCCGTGGCAAGCCGTTGGAGCTGGATAACATTGGTTGTCTGCGCATGGGAACGACTGTCGCGACAAATGCCCTGCTCGAACGCAAAGGAGCCCGCTCTGTGCTCTTCACCACCAAGGGCTTCCGGGATCTGCTGAAAATCGGTGATCAATCGCGTCCGAATATCTTCGACTTGTCGATGGCTAGACCAGGTGTGCTTCCTGAGGGTGTAGTCGAGGTCGACGAGCGTGTGGTTCCCTGCCATCCATCCGCCGATAAGGACTGCTTCACGAATGCCCGCGTCGTCCAGGGTGTCACGGGAGACAAATTCCGCGTGGTGCAGGAGTTGGATCTTGACCATGTCAAGAGCGAACTGGAGCGGTTGAAGAGGGAGGGATACCAGTCTCTTTCTGTGGCTTTGGTCCATTCGTATGCATACCCCGAACATGAGCGCCGGATAGGAGAGTTAGCCGAGAGCATGGGATTCTCCGTCACCTTGTCCTCCAAGTTGCAACCCATGATCAAGGTTGTTCCTCGAGGCATGTCTGCCGCCGCCGATGCGTACTTGACGCCCGTTATCAAAACCTACATCGATTCCATTTCGTCCAGTTTCGAAGGGGGCCTGGAAAACCAGCGACAATGCAGATTCGAGTTCATGCAGTCCGACGGTGGACTGGTCGACTTCCGCAGATTTAGTGGCCTCAAGGCCATTTTGTCGGGACCAGCTGCCGGTGTCGTGGGATTTGCTGCCACCAGTTATGACCAGACAGAGAAGACTCCAGTCATTGGATTTGATATGGGAGGGACGTCTACGGATGTGTCGAGATTTGACGGCAACCTTGAGCACGTGTTTGGCTCCAAGGTCGCCGGAGTCCTCATACAATCGCCCCAGCTTGACATTAACACAGTGGCTGCTGGTGGAGGTTCGATTCTGACATGGCGTAACGGCCTGTTCTATGTCGGTCCCGAGTCCGCGAGTGCCCATCCTGGACCAGCATGCTATCGCAAAGGAGGTCCGTTGACCGTGACCGATGCCAACCTCTTCCTTGGCCGACTGCTGCCCGAATATTTCCCTCACATTTTTGGACCCAGCGAAGACCTGCCGCTCGATACCGAAGTAACCGCCAAGCTGTTCAACGAACTGACACAGAAGATCAACACTGAGCGACGGGAGAAGAACATGTCCGAGTATAGCCCGGAGGAGGTTGCGCAAGGATTCTTGGAGGTGGCCGACGAGTCGATGGCTCGACCGATTCGCAACCTCACACAAGCTCGCGGCTTCGAAACGGCGTCACATCATTTGGCTTGTTTTGGAGGCGCTGGTGGTCAGCACGCATGCACCGTGGCTGCATCTCTGGGTATCTCTCGCATCATCATTCACAAGTATTCGTCTGTCTTGTCTGCGTACGGTCTGGCTCTGGCCGAGGTGGTCAAGGAGTCGCAGGAGCCAGTTTCTACAGACTACCTGTCGTCGAAACCAAGCTTGCAGAAACAGTTCGAAGACATCTCTAAGGCGGCCACCGAGGATATGAAGAGTCAGGGATTCGCAGAGGATCAGGTCCGACACGAATTGTACCTCAACATGCGATACGAAGGGTCGGACACCAGTCTAATGATTCTGAAGCCCGAGGACGAGTCTTCCGACTTCCTGGAGCAGTTCCGCACTCGCCATCGTCGCGAATTCAATTTCAACTCAGAGCGTCCTGTGCTAGTCGACGATATTCGTGTGCGGACGACTGCTGCTTCCAAGGTCCGAACGGAGAAGAGCCCGCTGGTACAGCTGAAAGAAGCTAATATCCAGGATGTGACTGGTGCACCGGACAACACCACAAAGGCATACTTCGACGGCCACGGCCGAATCGACACTCCTGTTTACCTCCTCGACAAGTTGGACAAGAACGCACGAGTACACGGCCCTGCAGTTATTATCGACAAGACACAAACGATCGTTGTGGTACCCGGTGCTGTCGCCAATATCCTCGAGACATGCATCGTGATCGATCTGAAAGAGACCGACAAGGGCTCTGTGGATGCCGGTAGCATGACCTCCCAGATCGATCCGATCCGTCTTAGTATCTTCGGACACCGATTCATGTCTATTGCTGAGCAGATGGGTCGCACGTTGCAGAAGACTTCTGTGTCGACCAACATCAAGGAGCGACTTGATTTCTCCTGCGCCCTGTTCTCGCCAGACGGTGGCCTCGTGGCGAACGCGCCTCATGTTCCTGTGCATCTGGGATCTATGCAGTTTGCCGTTCGCTTCCAGCACCAGAAGTGGCTAGGTAACTTGAAGGACGGTGATGTCTTGGTTGCCAATCACCCAAGCAGTGGCGGTACTCACTTGCCTGATATTACC GTTATTACACCGGTCTTCGATCGCCCCGGGGGCAGCGAGATCATGTTCTACGTGGCCTCCCGTGGTCACCACGCAGATATAGGCGGTATTCTCCCCGGTTCGATGCCACCCAAGTCGACCGAGCTCTGGCAAGAAGGAGCAGCCATCGAAGGCGACAAGGTCGTCAGTAACGGGGTATTCGATGAAGAACGCATGGTGGAACTCCTGGTGCGCAAGCCAGCGCAGTACGAAGGCTGCTCCGGAGCGCGATGCCTGAGCGATAACATCTCCGATTTGAAAGCACAAATTGCGGCGAACACCCGTGGTATCTCTTTGATCCAGAGTCTGTTCACTGAGTACGGCGTGGAAACTGTGCAGAAGTACATGTACGCCATTCAAGCCACCGCTGAGACCGCCGTTCGGAATCTTCTCAAGGGCCTGCACGAGAAATTTGATGGAGGGCCATTGGAAGCAGTGGACTACATGGACGACGGCACGCCCATCCGTCTGAAGGTCACGATCAACAGGGAAGACGGATCTGCTGTGTTCGACTTCACTGGTACCGGTCCAGAAGTGTACGGAGGCTGGAACGCACCCATTGCTATCACTCACTCCGCCATTATCTACTGTCTCCGCTGCTTGATCAACGCAGACGTCCCGTTGAACCAAGGATGCCTGGCCCCTATCGACATCCACGTACCATCGCCCAGTATCCTCTCGCCAACGAAGTCAGCGGCCGTCGTTGGCGGAAACGTCGTGACCTCGCAGCGTATTACGGACGTGGTCTTGAAGGCATTCCGCGCCTGCGCCGCGTCGCAGGGATGCTGCAACAACCTGACCTTCGGCACCAACAAGCGCGTTGACCCAGACACCGGCAAGGAAATCCCTGGTTTCGGGTATTACGAGACTATCGCTGGAGGCAGCGGTGCCGGACCAACCTGGGACGGTGAGTCGGGTGTGCATGTGCACATGACCAACACGCGCATCACAGACCCCGAGATTCTCGAGAAGCGGTATCCCACGCTGCTTCGGCAGTTCACCCTCCGTGCTGGCTCGGGTGGTAAGGGCAAGCACCccggtggtgatggtgtggttCGGGAGATTGAATTCCTCGCACCGATGCAGGTCTCCATTCTGTCGGAGAGACGGGTACACCGGCCGTACGGATTGGAAGGGGGCGAGGATGCAGAGGCTGGGTTGAACCTGTGGGTGTCGAGGGATAGGGAAACGGGCGAGGAGCGACGGGTGAATATTGGAGGGAAGAATACGGTGCCTGTCCAGACACATGATCGGTTGGTGGTTATGTCGGCTGGaggtggtggatggggagagGTGAAATAG
- the PUT3 gene encoding transcription factor domain-containing protein (COG:K;~EggNog:ENOG410PIM7;~InterPro:IPR036864,IPR007219,IPR001138;~PFAM:PF00172,PF04082;~TransMembrane:3 (i230-248o277-293i300-318o);~go_function: GO:0000981 - DNA-binding transcription factor activity, RNA polymerase II-specific [Evidence IEA];~go_function: GO:0003677 - DNA binding [Evidence IEA];~go_function: GO:0008270 - zinc ion binding [Evidence IEA];~go_process: GO:0006351 - transcription, DNA-templated [Evidence IEA];~go_process: GO:0006355 - regulation of transcription, DNA-templated [Evidence IEA]): MAQSRPRNPLLHRRSQARPGARRSMVACNRCRNRKTRCAGTPPLPCPACEEAGQVCMYSEAEKRVSVPESYLRQLQSQARTPRQDDNLNASILTSSSLPGSTQPTPSTNSTNVERDDWWYDGTDNLFLNRSGEHHFVGASSATHLAKRLNPSSTNLAWDVRPLYDDPSSLRRSVTRVLPQLPPYDFAKRLFWVQYAYIGTIFSLIHPQDFEERLNTVYNQPAEFSNRESCLMYCQVLLVIAFGLMYSVNQWSGDDGPPGFKYFKHALRFLPDIHEEGSIFFVDVLCYVAYYMQNLNRRDAAFLYIGLALRMAISLGLHQEVSDQTISQNERDRRRRAWWSVYSLDRMLSVKSGNPITIHDEDIGTAWPPVEAPVDVPWPSVVLMHYTKLSRILGRIGEEIYRKKPRSGSNLLASVQSITNALSDWLRHVPDQLRIDFSNLDGPISRECVSISLHFYSCINMTARPLVFYVIQRRLDTEAREFATEDWKDGLSQNSAAVIDSCIRAARATTLIMDAAAKQNLIATYGYLDGEYAFSAALLLVMVNAAFPHNETNSRAMEMALDLLRGMADRGNTYLRSRHSLLLELQSAMGPKASKRGEPAMAAPATPSSSQPQSPPVAPIEESSIVTPMEWPLEQDIPSIHDISFNFDINDDPGLWDEVLGQIDIDMDTDWIENTLRR, encoded by the exons ATGGCCCAGAGCAGACCTCGGAATCCATTATTACATCGACGCTCGCAGGCTCGACCAGGGGCGCGACGGTCGATGGTGGC ATGCAATCGATGTCGTAACCGCAAGACTCGCTGTGCTGGAACCCCTCCACTGCCCTGTCCAGCTTGTGAGGAAGCAGGCCAGGTGTGTATGTATTCTGAAGCTGAAAAAAGAGTGTCTGTTCCGGAGAG TTATTTGCGACAACTCCAATCTCAAGCACGCACGCCACGGCAAG ATGACAATCTCAATGCCAGCATTCTAACATCATCGTCTCTCCCTGGTTCAACGCAGCCCACACCCAGTACTAACAGCACCAATGTCGAACGGGACGACTGGTGGTATGATGGAACAGACAATCTATTCCTAAATCGATCAGGCGAGCACC ATTTCGTGGGAGCATCGTCGGCCACCCACCTGGCCAAACGGTTGAATCCGTCGTCGACCAATCTTGCCTGGGATGTGCGTCCGCTTTACGACGACCCTTCGTCGCTGCGTCGTTCTGTGACTCGGGTACTGCCTCAGCTGCCACCGTACGATTTTGCTAAGCGTCTTTTCTGGGTTCAGTATGCTTACATTGGGACCATTTTCTCGTTAATTCACCCACAAGACTTTGAGGAGCGATTGAATACTGTCTACAATCAGCCCGCGGAATTTTCAAACAGAGAGTCCTGCTTAATGTACTGCCAGGTCTTGCTGGTCATTGCATTCGGGCTCATGTACTCGGTGAACCAGTGGTCTGGCGATGACGGCCCTCCGGGTTTCAAGTATTTCAAACATGCCCTGCGTTTTCTACCGGATATTCACGAGGAAGGCTCGATTTTCTTCGTGGACGTGCTGTGTTATGTTGCCTACTACATGCAGAATCTCAATCGACGTGATGCTGCATTTCTTTAT ATCGGTCTTGCCTTACGGATGGCTATCTCGCTGGGCCTTCACCAGGAGGTTTCTGACCAAACTATCAGTCAAAATGAACGAGATCGCCGTCGACGGGCGTGGTGGTCGGTCTACAGCTTGGATCG AATGCTCTCTGTCAAGTCGGGAAATCCAATTACAATCCATGACGAGGACATTGGAACTGCATGGCCACCTGTG GAAGCGCCTGTAGATGTTCCTTGGCCGTCAGTCGTGCTTATGCATTATACCAAACTGTCAAGAATCCTAGGTAGAATCGGAGAAG AGATCTATCGCAAGAAACCTCGATCTGGATCAAATTTATTGGCATCTGTACAGAGCATCACGAATGCTCTATCCGACTGGCTGCGACACGTGCCGGACCAACTTCGTATTGACTTCTCTAACCTTGATGGCCCTATTAGTCGCGAATGCGTGTCAATCAGTTTGCACTTTTACTCGTGTATCAATATGACAGCAAGGCCGCTGGTGTTCTATGTCATACAACGTCGACTGGATACAGAGGCCCGAGAGTTTGCAACAGAAGATTGGAAAGACGGACTATCTCAAAATTCTGCTGCAGTGATCGATAGTTGTATAAGAGCCGCTCGCGCTACCACCCTAATCATGGATGCTGCTGCAAAGCAGAATTTGATCG CGACATATGGATATCTGGATGGTGAGTACGCGTTTTCCGCCGCCCTTCTGCTGGTTATGGTCAACGCAGCCTTCCCACACAATGAAACCAATTCTCGGGCAATGGAAATGGCATTGGATCTTCTACGTGGAATGGCTGACCGTGGCAACACCTATCTCCGTTCCCGACATTCCTTACTCCTGGAACTTCAGTCCGCCATGGGACCCAAGGCATCCAAACGAGGGGAGCCAGCCATGGCCGCACCTGCCACGCCCAGCAGCTCCCAGCCACAGAGTCCTCCTGTCGCGCCAATTGAGGAGAGTTCGATTGTTACGCCAATGGAATGGCCATTGGAGCAGGATATACCTTCCATTCATGATATTTCGTTTAATTTCGATATCAACGATGACCCGGGGTTATGGGACGAGGTCCTTGGTCAAATAGACATTGATATGGACACGGACTGGATTGAGAATACTTTACGACGGTAG